A section of the Larus michahellis chromosome 1, bLarMic1.1, whole genome shotgun sequence genome encodes:
- the ZCRB1 gene encoding zinc finger CCHC-type and RNA-binding motif-containing protein 1 gives MSGGLAPSKSTVYVSNLPFALTNNDLYRIFSKYGKVVKVTIMKDKDTRKSKGVAFILFLDKESAQNCSRALNNKQLFGRVIKASIAIDNGRAAEFIRRRNYFDKSKCYECGEAGHLSYACPKNMLGEREPPKKKEKKKRKKIVEPEEIEEEEESEEEGEDPALDSLSQAIAFQQAKIEEEQQRWTQTAGESSISDDSKRPRIKKSAYFSDEEELSD, from the exons ATGAGTGGTGGGTTGGCACCAAGCAAAAGTACGGTGTATGTGTCCAATTTACCCTTTGCTTTGACAAACAACGATCTATACAGG atattttcaaaGTATGGCAAAGTTGTCAA AGTTACTATTATGAAAGACAAAGACACCAGGAAGAGCAAAGGAgttgcctttattttgtttttggaTAAAGAATCTGCACAAAACTGTTCTCGAGCACTTAATAACAAACAG TTGTTTGGAAGAGTAATAAAAGCAAGTATTGCCATTGATaatggaagagcagcagaattCATTCGCAGGCGTAACTACTTTGATAAGTCTAAGTGTTACGAATGTGGG gaAGCAGGACACTTAAGTTATGCTTGTCCTAAAAATATGCTAGGAGAGCGggagccaccaaaaaaaaaagaaaagaagaagagaaagaaaatagttgAGCCAGAAGAaat tgaggaggaagaagaaagtgaagaggaaggagaagaccCTGCTCTAGATAGCCTCAGCCAAGCCATAGCTTTTCAG CAAGCCAAAATTGAGGAAGAGCAACAAAGATGGACGcagactgcaggggaatcttCAATTTCAGATGATTCAAAACGTCCACGGATAAAGAAAAGTGCTTATTTCAGCGATGAGGAAGAACTTAGTGATTGA